Proteins from one Entomospira culicis genomic window:
- the rpsG gene encoding 30S ribosomal protein S7 yields the protein MPRKKYTKIDRPVEPDPVYNSQVVTRFISRMMLSGKKNVCRSIMYEAMEKVAEKGQKEAIEIFNKALENVKPLVEVKSRRVGGATFQVPIEVKESRREALAMRWIIAASRKRNGRSMAEKLANELLDAANNTGASFKKKEDMHKMAEANRAFAHYKWW from the coding sequence ATGCCAAGAAAAAAATATACCAAAATCGATCGTCCCGTAGAACCAGATCCAGTTTACAATAGTCAGGTGGTAACACGCTTTATCTCTCGCATGATGCTTAGCGGTAAGAAGAATGTCTGTCGCTCTATCATGTATGAAGCAATGGAAAAAGTTGCCGAAAAGGGTCAAAAAGAGGCTATTGAGATCTTTAATAAAGCGCTCGAAAATGTCAAACCCCTCGTTGAAGTTAAATCTCGCCGTGTCGGTGGTGCGACCTTCCAAGTACCCATCGAAGTAAAAGAGTCGCGCCGAGAAGCCCTCGCTATGCGCTGGATCATCGCCGCCTCTCGCAAGCGCAATGGTCGTAGCATGGCAGAAAAGCTCGCCAACGAACTCCTTGATGCCGCCAACAACACGGGTGCATCTTTCAAAAAGAAAGAGGATATGCACAAAATGGCCGAGGCCAACCGCGCCTTTGCTCACTACAAGTGGTGGTAG
- the rpsL gene encoding 30S ribosomal protein S12: MPTINQLVRQGRKSKTTKTKSPALQNCPQKRGVCVRVIVQTPRKPNSAQRKVARVRLSNKMEVWAYIPGIGHNLQEHNVVLIRGGLVKDLPGVRYHIVRGAKDSLGVDGRRQGRSKYGAKKPKT; encoded by the coding sequence ATGCCTACAATTAATCAGCTCGTTCGTCAAGGACGAAAGAGCAAAACCACAAAAACAAAGTCTCCTGCTTTGCAAAATTGTCCCCAAAAACGTGGCGTATGTGTGCGTGTTATCGTGCAAACCCCACGTAAACCAAACTCCGCTCAACGTAAGGTTGCGCGTGTGCGTCTATCTAACAAGATGGAAGTTTGGGCGTATATCCCCGGTATTGGCCACAACCTTCAAGAGCACAATGTCGTGCTTATTCGTGGTGGATTAGTAAAAGACCTTCCTGGTGTGCGTTATCACATTGTACGTGGAGCCAAAGACTCCCTTGGTGTTGATGGTCGCCGACAAGGTCGCAGTAAGTACGGCGCGAAGAAGCCAAAAACCTAA
- a CDS encoding MupG family TIM beta-alpha barrel fold protein translates to MLGVSLFPGLDIAWAEYARYLDSAKALGFGLVFSSLHIPEADERRLAREVDLMIAHCQKLGLKLVIDTSKEYFDRYDWATMPLHALRLDFGFSDEEIVALSHQLSCKISLNASVISQENWQNLVRLGLNVAHVEVCHNYYPREDTGISAELLAQRNHFFHEMGFSTMAFVASHYRPRAPLYAGLPTLEQHRNLLPAVAMQHLWQLGTEHVIIGDAMASVAELEQCSLLSPRRLTLFVTPQADLQPSEVALLQAEHTNRTDMGECVVRSQESRLLMKHLLPIEARSPQTRAPYTVAVDNQAYPRYHGELQIVAFSRPADERVNVIADASPSAILIDGMRGGEPFSFVRM, encoded by the coding sequence ATGTTAGGAGTGAGTCTTTTTCCTGGGTTGGATATTGCGTGGGCGGAGTATGCGCGCTATTTAGATTCGGCGAAAGCCTTAGGGTTTGGGTTGGTCTTTAGTTCGTTGCATATCCCCGAAGCCGATGAGAGGCGTTTGGCGCGTGAGGTTGATTTGATGATCGCGCATTGCCAGAAGCTGGGGCTAAAGTTGGTGATCGATACCAGTAAAGAGTATTTTGATCGATATGATTGGGCAACGATGCCACTGCATGCGTTACGTTTAGATTTTGGTTTTAGCGATGAGGAGATCGTGGCGCTTTCGCATCAGTTATCCTGTAAAATATCGCTTAATGCCAGCGTAATTAGCCAAGAAAATTGGCAAAATTTGGTGCGTTTAGGGCTAAATGTGGCTCATGTCGAGGTCTGTCATAACTACTATCCGCGTGAGGATACAGGCATTAGCGCAGAATTATTAGCGCAAAGAAATCACTTTTTTCACGAGATGGGCTTCTCTACGATGGCCTTTGTTGCTTCGCATTATCGTCCACGTGCGCCTTTGTATGCGGGCTTACCCACGCTAGAGCAACATCGAAATCTCTTGCCAGCGGTAGCCATGCAACATTTGTGGCAGTTGGGCACCGAACATGTGATTATTGGCGATGCGATGGCAAGTGTAGCGGAATTAGAACAGTGTAGTTTGTTGTCGCCCCGACGATTGACGCTCTTTGTAACACCTCAAGCAGATCTCCAGCCAAGTGAGGTGGCATTACTGCAAGCCGAGCACACGAATCGCACGGATATGGGTGAATGCGTGGTACGATCGCAGGAGTCTCGCTTGTTGATGAAGCATCTTCTGCCCATTGAGGCACGATCTCCACAAACCCGAGCACCCTATACAGTTGCGGTGGATAATCAGGCGTATCCGCGCTATCACGGGGAGTTACAGATTGTGGCATTTTCTCGCCCTGCCGATGAGCGCGTCAATGTGATCGCCGATGCCTCTCCCAGCGCGATCTTGATTGATGGCATGCGTGGGGGAGAGCCGTTCTCTTTTGTGCGTATGTGA
- the miaA gene encoding tRNA (adenosine(37)-N6)-dimethylallyltransferase MiaA codes for MITITSRSKRPVILLLGATAVGKSTAVLALSQLVDAVIYADASAMYRDLSIGVAKPSLEERAILPHFMLDLLNLDEQMNVADFVQKSDAIIADLAREDKVALLSGGTLYYLRHFLYGLPTTPPASEASRAYVEQMARDIGQEALYAHLTSIDPISAERLAWQDSYRVSRALEVYYDSGKPLSSFLLEKDVLRDRYDFCLIELVRPREELYARINDRVEAMWQAGLVAEVEDLKRKGLNASMPASKAIGYRQFFMEGLSLAEIKERIKKESRNYAKRQLTFLRSLPINYRLPADDITSLKQCVQSFLFSR; via the coding sequence TTGATTACCATAACGAGTCGATCTAAACGACCTGTTATCCTCTTGTTGGGGGCGACCGCTGTGGGTAAGAGTACAGCGGTTTTGGCGTTGTCGCAGTTGGTAGATGCGGTGATTTATGCCGACGCTTCAGCGATGTATCGTGATTTATCGATTGGCGTGGCAAAGCCTAGCCTAGAAGAGCGCGCGATATTGCCTCATTTTATGCTCGATTTACTCAATCTTGACGAGCAGATGAATGTGGCAGATTTTGTGCAAAAAAGTGATGCGATCATAGCCGATCTGGCGCGTGAGGATAAGGTTGCTCTATTAAGTGGCGGGACGCTCTATTACTTGCGACATTTTCTTTATGGTCTACCCACCACGCCTCCTGCTAGTGAGGCTAGTCGTGCTTATGTGGAGCAGATGGCGCGCGATATCGGGCAAGAGGCGCTCTATGCGCATCTTACATCGATTGATCCAATAAGTGCCGAGCGTCTGGCGTGGCAAGATAGCTATCGGGTGAGCCGTGCGCTAGAGGTTTATTATGACAGTGGCAAACCGCTCTCTAGCTTCCTCTTGGAGAAGGACGTATTGCGCGATAGGTATGATTTTTGTTTAATCGAACTGGTGCGTCCGCGCGAGGAGCTTTATGCACGCATCAACGATCGGGTGGAGGCAATGTGGCAGGCGGGGTTAGTCGCAGAGGTGGAAGACCTCAAGCGTAAGGGGCTTAATGCATCCATGCCGGCAAGCAAGGCAATTGGCTATCGACAATTTTTTATGGAAGGACTATCTTTGGCAGAAATTAAGGAACGCATCAAAAAAGAGAGCCGAAATTATGCCAAACGACAATTGACATTTTTACGCTCCTTGCCTATTAATTATCGCTTGCCTGCTGACGATATAACAAGCCTCAAGCAGTGCGTTCAATCCTTTTTATTCAGTAGATAA
- a CDS encoding M24 family metallopeptidase codes for MSLKVGLIATGELYEESLRQRVVGISQSAQLLMQLFDYLEPLIVVGMTPSYFKAQAQAYALQLGVTLAPSQISFCRFGQVHPDHRIFQEEPLQAGEAFTLDIWILYQGYHADLARIYHLPPYRREILLLKKGALAVQEAAAKAAKAGERLLNIVQAAQLAAMQAGVSIVEGACGHGVGYALHEEPTIAFCYNAGSPFSRLKAGSIITIEPLIALKPTTLTIHNDGVVTLPAEIPFFYAEAMVYVGEHQSVVIGQ; via the coding sequence GTGAGTTTAAAAGTTGGGCTCATTGCAACGGGTGAGCTTTATGAGGAGAGTTTGCGTCAGCGGGTGGTGGGCATTAGCCAGTCGGCGCAGTTATTGATGCAACTTTTCGATTACCTCGAGCCATTGATCGTGGTGGGTATGACTCCATCGTATTTTAAAGCACAGGCGCAAGCGTATGCATTACAATTAGGTGTAACGTTAGCCCCAAGTCAGATCTCCTTTTGTCGTTTCGGACAGGTGCACCCTGATCATCGTATATTTCAGGAAGAACCGTTGCAAGCTGGCGAAGCCTTTACTTTGGATATCTGGATTCTCTATCAGGGATATCATGCTGACTTGGCTAGAATTTATCACCTTCCGCCGTATCGGCGTGAAATCCTTCTGCTCAAGAAGGGCGCACTCGCGGTGCAAGAAGCTGCCGCCAAAGCCGCCAAAGCAGGGGAACGTCTCTTGAATATTGTGCAAGCCGCGCAGTTGGCCGCCATGCAAGCGGGCGTCTCGATTGTGGAGGGCGCTTGTGGGCATGGGGTGGGGTACGCGTTGCACGAGGAGCCGACAATTGCCTTTTGTTACAATGCTGGATCGCCCTTTTCTCGCTTAAAAGCCGGCAGCATTATTACCATCGAACCGCTTATTGCGCTCAAGCCCACCACCCTCACCATTCATAACGATGGCGTGGTAACCCTGCCTGCAGAGATTCCTTTTTTCTATGCCGAGGCGATGGTTTATGTGGGCGAGCATCAGAGTGTAGTGATTGGACAATAA
- the rpoZ gene encoding DNA-directed RNA polymerase subunit omega: MASKKLNIPLKEIVNHTGNVYEMTNAAIKRAAQLTVTGSPTVEECEGKYVSAALKEVLLKRVDYHNESI; this comes from the coding sequence ATGGCTTCTAAAAAATTGAATATTCCATTAAAAGAGATTGTGAATCACACTGGAAATGTCTATGAGATGACCAACGCCGCCATCAAGCGCGCTGCGCAATTAACGGTAACGGGTAGTCCGACGGTGGAAGAGTGTGAGGGAAAATATGTCTCGGCAGCGCTAAAAGAAGTATTGTTGAAGAGAGTTGATTACCATAACGAGTCGATCTAA
- the abc-f gene encoding ribosomal protection-like ABC-F family protein, whose translation MALLLEATNLSHTFTDQELFSCKQLQIFSGDKIGLIGANGSGKSTLLHILFGTFPPDRGTVRRLCDINYFTQFDPLPTPPDDEQLRRYHVINKIDQPSVSGGEATKIKIAQTIQAHTPLIFADEITTHLDTPSKNLLLTDLQRCETLLIVSHDRHLLDQICNKIIAIEDGIIRSYQGNYSDYLAIKEQENGEAEFAYQQYTKEKKRLQASVTRAKQRANAIKSAPSRMGNSEARLHKGEVKSRQKVAHRHATVLEHRLKSLEVKHSVPQKRLSFDFTLTHPLANKWLMQAENLTFAYPDQAPLYQDAHFIIPNGSKTALYGENGCGKSTLINQIIHQASGIHLVPQVKLGIFKQDLSNIIPDKTLFDNAMLHSVRPPAIVRAMLAGMGFSSVDYHKRASQLSGGERVKLSLCSIFASQANLLLLDEPTNFLDILAVETLQQMLSHYPGTVILVSHDQALVQRIATRLIIFDEGNLRTHEGDLASYLITKT comes from the coding sequence ATGGCGCTCCTCTTAGAAGCCACCAACCTAAGTCATACCTTCACCGATCAAGAACTCTTTAGTTGTAAGCAATTGCAAATCTTTTCTGGCGATAAAATTGGGCTCATCGGAGCCAACGGATCGGGGAAATCGACACTACTCCACATCCTCTTTGGCACCTTCCCACCCGATCGCGGAACCGTTCGTCGTCTCTGCGACATCAACTACTTTACCCAATTCGACCCCCTCCCCACGCCCCCCGATGACGAACAACTGCGTCGCTATCACGTCATCAACAAAATCGATCAACCCAGCGTAAGTGGCGGCGAAGCCACCAAGATCAAGATTGCCCAGACCATCCAAGCCCACACCCCGCTCATCTTTGCCGACGAAATTACCACCCACCTCGATACCCCCAGCAAAAATCTTCTCCTTACCGATCTGCAGCGTTGCGAAACACTCCTGATTGTCAGCCACGACCGCCATCTGCTCGATCAAATTTGCAACAAAATCATCGCCATAGAAGATGGCATCATTCGCTCCTATCAGGGCAACTACAGCGACTATCTCGCCATCAAAGAACAAGAAAATGGCGAAGCAGAATTTGCCTATCAACAATACACCAAAGAGAAAAAGCGTCTGCAAGCCAGCGTAACCCGCGCCAAACAACGCGCCAACGCTATTAAATCTGCGCCCTCACGCATGGGTAATAGCGAAGCGCGATTACACAAAGGCGAGGTAAAGAGTCGCCAAAAGGTTGCCCATCGCCACGCCACCGTCTTAGAGCATCGCTTAAAATCGCTAGAGGTTAAACATAGCGTACCCCAAAAGCGTCTCTCCTTCGACTTTACCCTTACCCATCCGCTTGCCAACAAGTGGCTTATGCAAGCGGAGAATCTCACCTTTGCCTATCCCGATCAAGCTCCGCTCTACCAAGATGCACACTTTATCATCCCCAATGGCTCAAAAACCGCTCTCTATGGCGAAAATGGATGCGGTAAAAGTACGCTCATCAATCAGATCATTCACCAAGCATCGGGAATCCACCTCGTACCACAGGTGAAACTGGGCATCTTTAAGCAAGACCTCTCTAATATCATACCCGATAAAACCTTGTTCGATAACGCGATGCTCCATAGCGTGCGACCGCCAGCCATCGTCAGAGCGATGCTCGCGGGCATGGGCTTCTCCTCGGTAGATTATCACAAACGTGCTTCGCAACTCTCTGGGGGAGAGCGCGTAAAGTTGAGCCTCTGTAGCATCTTTGCCTCGCAGGCCAACCTCCTCCTCTTAGACGAGCCGACGAACTTCCTCGATATCCTCGCCGTCGAGACCCTACAACAAATGCTTAGTCATTATCCGGGCACGGTGATACTTGTCTCCCACGACCAAGCCCTCGTACAACGCATCGCCACCCGACTCATCATCTTTGATGAGGGAAACCTACGCACCCACGAAGGCGATCTAGCTAGCTATCTTATCACAAAAACCTAG
- a CDS encoding PTS transporter subunit EIIC, whose protein sequence is MTHEELSKTLLPLLGGKENIIAVANCMTRLRLTLVDLRKVDSRVLKQTEGVLGIVEDLNFQIIIGPGKAQKVREAFEIVLKEQGWIAHQTATTEPDNDWQANKNALKAGQKPSKMRNFLKVIGNIFFPLIPAIIAGGLFRGIASLTNQLLIAEVMKNGGTPLQSIVITVQLLNLLGNAFWSYFAIFTGVNAAKQFGATEVLGGMIGAMSIDPLVNTIANSFNGVFGDLVIYNAQTPLQSLLISGKGGVIGVIFGVYLLSIIEKRLRKIIPDVLDLVLTGFLAILITGILMLFAVMPLAGLFSDILIKGLSYLINSPYTIVNVISGYVLAALFLPMVLLGLHHGLIPIYDIQLQQLGYVTLFPVLAMAGAGQVGATIAIYLKARQVRNFRMQKIITGALPAGFLGVGEPLIYGVTLPLGKSFITAGLGAGFGGAWIMLTQVGTTAWGPSGLVGLPLTKDPSSFVNYFIGLLIAYLMGFIITMIALKKEDVANV, encoded by the coding sequence ATGACCCATGAAGAACTTAGTAAGACCCTCTTACCCCTGCTCGGCGGTAAGGAGAACATCATCGCTGTAGCTAACTGTATGACACGTTTACGATTAACCCTTGTTGATCTGCGTAAAGTAGATAGCAGGGTGCTCAAACAAACCGAAGGCGTATTAGGTATCGTAGAAGATCTCAATTTCCAAATCATTATCGGTCCTGGCAAAGCGCAAAAAGTACGCGAAGCCTTCGAAATCGTCCTCAAAGAGCAGGGGTGGATCGCCCATCAAACCGCCACTACCGAACCAGACAACGATTGGCAAGCCAACAAAAACGCCCTCAAAGCTGGACAAAAACCCTCCAAAATGCGTAACTTCCTCAAGGTTATTGGTAATATCTTCTTTCCCCTTATTCCTGCCATCATCGCCGGCGGACTCTTTCGGGGCATCGCTAGTCTCACCAACCAGCTACTCATTGCAGAGGTTATGAAAAATGGCGGCACTCCGCTCCAGAGCATCGTCATTACGGTTCAGTTATTGAATCTTCTTGGCAACGCCTTTTGGAGTTACTTTGCTATCTTTACCGGAGTAAATGCCGCGAAACAATTTGGTGCTACCGAGGTTTTAGGCGGAATGATCGGTGCCATGAGTATTGATCCGCTGGTCAATACCATCGCGAACTCTTTTAACGGAGTTTTTGGAGATCTCGTGATCTACAACGCGCAAACGCCCTTACAATCCCTCTTAATCAGCGGAAAAGGCGGAGTCATTGGGGTGATTTTTGGCGTTTACCTTCTCTCCATCATCGAGAAACGACTACGAAAAATTATCCCCGATGTCCTCGATCTTGTTCTCACTGGCTTCTTGGCAATCCTCATCACAGGAATCCTCATGCTCTTTGCCGTCATGCCACTTGCCGGTCTCTTCTCCGACATCCTCATTAAAGGGCTCTCCTACCTCATCAACTCACCCTATACCATTGTCAATGTTATCTCTGGCTACGTGCTGGCTGCCCTCTTCTTGCCGATGGTTTTACTCGGGCTCCACCATGGGCTCATCCCGATCTACGATATTCAGTTACAACAGTTAGGCTATGTAACGCTCTTTCCCGTACTCGCGATGGCAGGGGCTGGACAAGTGGGAGCAACCATCGCAATTTACCTAAAAGCACGTCAAGTGCGTAATTTTCGTATGCAAAAGATTATCACAGGAGCGTTGCCTGCAGGATTTTTAGGGGTGGGCGAACCGCTTATCTATGGCGTAACCTTGCCCTTGGGGAAATCCTTTATCACCGCGGGATTAGGTGCAGGCTTTGGTGGCGCATGGATCATGCTTACTCAAGTGGGAACTACGGCATGGGGTCCCTCAGGCTTAGTGGGTCTACCCCTAACCAAAGACCCATCCTCCTTCGTCAACTACTTCATTGGCTTACTTATCGCCTACCTCATGGGCTTTATTATTACAATGATTGCCCTCAAGAAAGAGGATGTTGCTAACGTATAA
- the flgK gene encoding flagellar hook-associated protein FlgK, which translates to MHSTFMGLEMGKRGMFAHQTALQTTGHNITNLNTEGYSRQRVRIGTIDPLYDPGLARVHVPGQLGQGPTTTRIERVFDVLHENQVISASDDLGYWRTRDFYVDKLEKIYNEPNDVSVRTFMDHFWNSWQDVAENPESLAARVQVVQNGKALSESINHRHAMLQEQRLLLNDDIKFTVTEINQKTEAIAKLNVQIARVQAIGDEPNDLLDKRDQMIRELAVLVPVSVDHQDADEFRVHIGGRILVQGELVNPLSAEADPNNDGLAMVRWGDINPPHNRDSYHDTYRVAGGKLGALIELRDVDVKDELRKLDAMTVHFIDLVNDVHAQGAGMNGNSGLDFFRQNNYIENATGSIDTTGDGQLDSTYLFRISGANQLKATQQVGLAGEITLSAGNGDLVTIAYNPNDTVGDIINRINYSGADVVARLDVNGNLSLKGSLSYGDNTPDFVIRHVEDSGQFLVGYAGLLNASGADGAYDYQNPNAAEEQLRVTQGVSFQTTPLQRPSAWIAVNAQIASDANNVAAAKPLAGSGEVAIGNNASALAIADLRHEKVMIDRLTSFDDFFADSVALIGAKGFEAQETHAAFSTINKNLDDIRQSISGVNINEEFADLVRFQHGFTASARFVNVVDQMLDTIINRLKV; encoded by the coding sequence ATGCATTCAACATTCATGGGCTTAGAGATGGGCAAACGCGGTATGTTTGCGCACCAAACCGCCCTGCAAACTACCGGTCATAACATCACCAATCTTAATACCGAGGGCTACTCTCGTCAGCGCGTGCGCATTGGCACCATCGATCCTCTCTATGATCCGGGGCTTGCTCGTGTACACGTGCCCGGACAATTGGGGCAAGGGCCTACCACCACGCGCATCGAGCGCGTCTTTGATGTGCTCCACGAAAATCAGGTTATCTCTGCCAGCGACGACCTTGGTTACTGGCGTACACGCGATTTTTATGTGGACAAGTTAGAGAAGATCTACAACGAGCCTAACGATGTTAGCGTGCGTACCTTTATGGATCACTTCTGGAATAGCTGGCAAGATGTCGCCGAGAATCCCGAGAGTTTGGCCGCGCGGGTGCAGGTGGTGCAAAATGGTAAGGCACTAAGCGAATCGATCAATCATCGCCATGCTATGCTTCAAGAGCAACGTCTTTTGCTCAATGATGATATTAAATTTACCGTAACTGAGATTAATCAAAAGACTGAAGCGATTGCCAAGCTCAACGTGCAGATTGCGCGCGTACAGGCGATTGGTGATGAGCCTAACGATCTCTTAGATAAACGCGATCAGATGATCCGTGAGCTAGCGGTGCTTGTACCAGTTAGTGTTGATCATCAAGATGCTGATGAGTTTCGCGTGCATATTGGTGGGCGTATCTTAGTGCAGGGCGAGCTTGTTAACCCGCTCTCCGCCGAAGCTGATCCTAATAATGATGGTTTAGCGATGGTGCGCTGGGGCGATATTAATCCGCCTCATAACCGCGACTCCTACCACGATACGTATCGTGTAGCAGGGGGTAAGTTAGGCGCACTTATCGAATTACGCGATGTCGATGTGAAAGACGAACTACGTAAGCTCGATGCCATGACGGTGCATTTTATCGATTTAGTTAATGATGTACACGCGCAGGGTGCGGGCATGAATGGGAATAGTGGACTTGACTTTTTCCGTCAGAATAATTATATCGAAAATGCAACAGGTAGTATCGATACTACGGGTGATGGTCAGCTTGACAGCACCTATCTCTTCCGCATCTCTGGAGCAAACCAGCTTAAGGCAACGCAACAGGTGGGGCTTGCAGGGGAGATTACTCTCTCGGCAGGCAATGGCGACTTAGTAACCATCGCGTACAACCCCAATGACACGGTAGGGGATATCATCAATCGCATTAATTACTCGGGTGCTGATGTGGTGGCGCGTTTGGATGTGAATGGGAATTTATCGCTTAAAGGATCTTTATCCTATGGCGATAATACGCCTGACTTTGTTATCCGCCACGTGGAGGATTCGGGGCAATTCTTGGTGGGTTATGCCGGTCTATTAAATGCTAGTGGCGCCGATGGTGCGTATGATTATCAAAACCCTAATGCCGCCGAGGAGCAGTTACGTGTTACGCAAGGCGTTAGTTTTCAAACCACACCATTGCAACGTCCATCGGCATGGATTGCGGTTAATGCGCAAATCGCCTCGGATGCTAACAATGTTGCAGCAGCCAAACCGCTTGCCGGTAGTGGCGAGGTGGCTATCGGTAATAACGCTTCGGCGCTCGCGATTGCTGATTTACGCCACGAAAAGGTGATGATCGATCGGCTTACGAGCTTTGATGACTTCTTTGCGGACTCGGTTGCTTTGATTGGTGCCAAAGGCTTTGAAGCGCAAGAGACGCACGCGGCTTTCTCCACAATCAATAAAAATTTGGATGATATTCGCCAATCGATTAGCGGTGTCAATATTAACGAAGAGTTCGCCGACTTAGTACGTTTTCAACATGGCTTTACCGCGAGTGCACGCTTTGTTAATGTGGTGGATCAAATGCTTGATACCATCATCAATCGTTTGAAAGTTTAG